The Saprospiraceae bacterium genome includes a window with the following:
- the hisD gene encoding histidinol dehydrogenase yields MLAIINNPERNQFKKLSKRPEIDNVSLSTGIQTIFNEVKRNGDSAILNYTEKFDGVKLDKIVVKIGHPDEISGIDLSLKSSIQVAYQNIYNFHKAQAGKDIQVETMPGIICTQKSLPINRIGLYIPGGSAPLFSTVLMLAVPARIAGCKEVILCTPPDKTGNIHPAIIYTAALCGINEVIVAGGSQAIAGLTFGTESIHSVDKIFGPGNQYVTAAKQMAQQYGVAIDMPAGPSEVLIYADHTCNPQFVASDLLAQAEHGSDSQVILVSEYIEIIDAVNHALGQQIKNLPRQHFAKEALSHSKAILMSSVDDSFEFINHYAPEHLIIASESFEQYVDKITNAGSVFLGNYCPESAGDYASGTNHTLPTNGWARSYSGVNLDSFLKKITFQSISQEGLQRLGPDILNMAEAEQLQGHANSVKIRLENLQK; encoded by the coding sequence ATGCTTGCAATAATAAATAATCCGGAAAGAAATCAATTTAAAAAGCTATCCAAGAGGCCTGAAATTGACAACGTGTCATTAAGTACCGGTATACAAACCATCTTCAATGAGGTCAAAAGGAATGGAGATAGTGCCATACTAAACTATACAGAAAAATTTGATGGTGTAAAACTTGATAAAATCGTGGTAAAAATCGGCCATCCTGATGAGATTTCAGGTATCGACCTATCATTGAAATCATCTATACAGGTGGCATATCAAAACATTTATAACTTCCACAAAGCTCAGGCTGGTAAGGACATTCAGGTTGAAACTATGCCGGGTATCATTTGTACCCAAAAATCACTGCCCATCAATAGAATAGGTTTGTACATCCCGGGCGGGAGTGCTCCATTGTTTTCAACGGTACTGATGCTTGCTGTACCTGCCCGGATAGCAGGATGTAAGGAAGTCATATTGTGTACACCGCCGGACAAAACCGGCAATATTCATCCGGCCATTATCTACACAGCCGCGTTGTGTGGTATTAATGAAGTAATAGTTGCCGGTGGGTCTCAGGCTATTGCAGGTTTGACATTCGGCACAGAATCGATCCATTCCGTTGATAAAATATTTGGGCCGGGCAATCAATATGTCACAGCTGCAAAACAGATGGCTCAGCAGTACGGCGTTGCTATTGATATGCCTGCAGGACCAAGTGAGGTATTAATTTATGCTGACCACACCTGCAATCCGCAATTTGTGGCTTCAGATTTACTGGCACAGGCCGAACATGGCTCAGACAGTCAGGTGATATTGGTGTCTGAATATATAGAAATCATTGATGCCGTCAATCATGCTTTGGGACAACAAATAAAAAATCTTCCCAGACAGCATTTTGCAAAAGAAGCACTGAGTCACAGTAAAGCTATATTGATGAGTTCTGTAGATGATTCATTTGAATTCATAAACCATTACGCTCCTGAACATTTAATCATAGCTTCTGAGTCTTTTGAACAATATGTTGATAAGATTACCAATGCCGGATCTGTTTTTTTGGGCAATTATTGTCCTGAAAGTGCGGGAGATTATGCTTCAGGTACCAACCATACCTTGCCAACGAATGGATGGGCCCGATCATATAGCGGAGTCAACCTGGATTCATTTTTGAAAAAAATTACCTTTCAGAGCATCTCGCAGGAAGGCTTGCAAAGACTCGGTCCCGATATATTAAATATGGCTGAAGCCGAGCAGTTACAAGGTCATGCCAATTCTGTAAAAATCAGATTAGAAAACCTTCAAAAATAA
- the hisA gene encoding 1-(5-phosphoribosyl)-5-[(5-phosphoribosylamino)methylideneamino]imidazole-4-carboxamide isomerase, producing the protein MQTKIYPAIDIIDGQCVRLTKGDYDTVKVYDSDPLEVAKQFEDAGAKYLHVVDLDAAKNPENNNRKLISRIIQGTDLLIQTGGGIRQEVDVAELLDLGADRLIIGSVAVTKRDEVYHWISKFGGHRIVIGADVKDEMIATHGWLKVSDEKISDFMASYKQHGGTTFLCTDISKDGMLAGSSIELYSKLMLQFPGVNLLASGGVTSLDEVEKLKKMGMEGIIIGKAIYEQKIKVSDLFKC; encoded by the coding sequence ATGCAAACTAAAATTTATCCTGCGATTGACATCATCGATGGTCAGTGTGTCAGACTGACCAAAGGAGATTATGATACAGTAAAGGTGTACGATAGCGACCCGCTGGAAGTGGCAAAACAGTTTGAAGATGCTGGTGCCAAATACCTGCACGTAGTCGATCTGGATGCAGCCAAAAATCCCGAAAATAATAACAGGAAGCTCATATCAAGAATCATTCAAGGCACCGACTTATTGATACAAACCGGTGGTGGCATCAGACAGGAAGTAGACGTAGCTGAGTTACTTGATTTGGGAGCTGACAGATTGATCATAGGCAGTGTAGCGGTGACCAAAAGAGATGAAGTGTATCATTGGATTTCAAAATTCGGTGGTCACAGAATAGTGATAGGCGCTGATGTAAAAGATGAAATGATTGCTACTCATGGTTGGTTGAAGGTATCTGATGAAAAAATATCAGATTTTATGGCAAGCTATAAGCAGCATGGGGGAACTACTTTTTTATGTACGGATATCTCAAAAGACGGCATGTTGGCAGGTAGTTCGATCGAACTTTACAGTAAATTGATGCTACAATTTCCTGGTGTTAATCTATTAGCTTCCGGTGGTGTGACAAGTTTGGACGAGGTAGAAAAACTAAAAAAAATGGGCATGGAAGGCATTATTATTGGCAAAGCTATTTATGAACAAAAGATCAAAGTGTCAGACCTGTTTAAATGCTGA
- the hisF gene encoding imidazole glycerol phosphate synthase subunit HisF: MLKKRIIPCLDIKDGRTVKGTNFVNLRDAGDPVALAERYNQEGADELVFLDISASLENRQTLVNLVSEVGKAINIPFAVGGGINDLHIAYKLLQNGADKISVNSAGLKNPALITEIAMAFGEQCLIVAIDARYLDGKWIVHSHGGTRPNERLLFEWAREVQELGAGEILFTSMDHDGTKNGFAIEALKKMNQMLHIPIVASGGAGTIQHFVDVFEQTDVSAALAASVFHFQEIEIVTLKDQLSKSGIPVRRSM, encoded by the coding sequence ATGCTGAAGAAACGTATTATACCGTGTCTCGACATCAAGGACGGAAGAACTGTCAAAGGGACAAACTTTGTCAATCTGCGTGACGCAGGTGATCCTGTAGCACTTGCAGAGAGATATAATCAGGAAGGTGCCGATGAACTCGTATTTCTGGATATTAGTGCTTCACTGGAAAACCGGCAAACTCTTGTCAATCTGGTAAGTGAAGTGGGAAAAGCCATCAATATACCCTTTGCAGTAGGTGGTGGCATCAATGATCTGCATATCGCGTACAAACTCCTGCAAAATGGGGCTGATAAAATCAGTGTCAATTCTGCGGGGCTAAAGAATCCAGCACTGATCACTGAGATTGCCATGGCCTTTGGAGAGCAATGCCTTATTGTGGCTATAGATGCACGCTATTTGGACGGTAAGTGGATAGTACACAGTCACGGTGGCACCAGGCCTAATGAAAGGTTACTGTTTGAGTGGGCACGTGAGGTGCAGGAACTCGGTGCCGGAGAGATACTTTTTACTTCCATGGATCATGACGGGACAAAAAATGGCTTTGCAATAGAAGCACTAAAAAAGATGAATCAAATGCTCCATATTCCCATCGTTGCATCAGGCGGAGCCGGCACTATACAACATTTTGTAGATGTTTTTGAGCAAACAGATGTAAGTGCTGCATTGGCAGCAAGTGTATTTCATTTTCAGGAGATAGAAATTGTTACACTCAAAGATCAATTAAGTAAATCAGGTATTCCGGTCAGAAGGAGTATGTAA
- a CDS encoding GNAT family N-acetyltransferase: protein MLHNNSNQDFFCTSFDFATPEYDESIKLRYDVLRKPLGLEFLPEDLATEFDSFHIGCYEKHTAALVGCLILKPINHDTVKMRQVAVDTQYQSKGVGSFLVAYCESYSVAKGYKKIELHARDTAINFYKKAGYATKGPIFQEVGIDHMFMYKKLV, encoded by the coding sequence ATGTTACACAATAATTCAAATCAAGATTTTTTTTGTACATCTTTTGATTTTGCCACTCCTGAATATGATGAGTCAATAAAGCTAAGGTATGACGTACTAAGAAAACCCTTAGGACTTGAATTTCTACCGGAAGATTTGGCAACTGAATTTGACTCCTTTCATATCGGGTGCTATGAAAAACATACCGCAGCACTTGTTGGGTGCCTCATATTAAAACCCATAAACCATGACACGGTCAAAATGAGACAGGTTGCTGTAGATACACAATATCAGTCAAAAGGAGTTGGCAGCTTTCTTGTGGCGTATTGTGAATCCTATTCTGTCGCTAAAGGCTATAAAAAAATAGAGCTTCATGCCAGAGATACTGCCATTAATTTTTATAAAAAAGCCGGATATGCGACGAAAGGTCCTATCTTTCAAGAAGTCGGGATCGACCACATGTTTATGTATAAAAAATTGGTTTAA
- a CDS encoding ATP phosphoribosyltransferase, with product MLKIAVQKSGRLYDESLTLLKSCGLYVDNGMDQLKAEVRGFPAEVYFLRNSDIPQYLEDGVVDIAIIGENVLYEQKVGVEVLVKLGFSKCRLSIAVPKNMHYDGISSLQGKKIATSYPNSVQKFLGEAGVLAEIHIISGSVEIAPNIGLADAICDLVSSGSTLFKNGLEEKEIILKSESCLAANVASLKTKMDIIYDLVFRIESVLKARDNRYILFNIPNEKIAQASAILPVLKSPTVLPLLDEGWSSLHSVINVKDFWDVIKNLKEIGAQGILVVPVENMVV from the coding sequence ATGCTGAAAATAGCAGTACAAAAATCAGGTCGACTATATGATGAGTCCCTGACATTATTAAAATCATGTGGACTATACGTGGACAATGGAATGGATCAGCTAAAAGCAGAAGTTCGAGGATTTCCTGCAGAAGTGTATTTCTTAAGAAATAGTGATATACCTCAGTATCTTGAAGATGGTGTCGTAGACATAGCCATCATCGGAGAAAATGTCTTGTATGAACAAAAAGTAGGGGTAGAAGTCCTGGTCAAACTTGGTTTTTCAAAATGCAGGCTCTCTATCGCCGTACCTAAAAACATGCATTATGATGGGATTTCTTCGCTTCAGGGTAAAAAGATAGCAACGTCCTATCCAAACAGTGTTCAAAAATTTTTGGGTGAAGCAGGAGTTTTGGCTGAAATTCATATTATATCGGGTTCTGTGGAAATTGCACCCAACATTGGTCTGGCAGATGCGATTTGTGATCTTGTGAGTAGTGGCAGTACCTTATTTAAAAACGGGCTGGAAGAAAAAGAGATCATATTAAAATCTGAATCCTGCCTTGCGGCCAATGTAGCTTCACTTAAAACTAAAATGGATATCATCTATGACCTGGTCTTCCGTATCGAATCAGTATTAAAAGCAAGGGATAACAGATATATTCTCTTTAATATACCGAATGAAAAAATAGCCCAAGCAAGTGCCATACTTCCCGTTTTGAAAAGCCCTACTGTCTTACCATTGCTCGATGAAGGTTGGAGTTCCTTGCACTCTGTTATTAATGTAAAAGACTTTTGGGACGTCATCAAAAATCTTAAAGAAATCGGAGCTCAGGGAATTTTGGTAGTACCCGTTGAAAATATGGTGGTATAA
- the hisC gene encoding histidinol-phosphate transaminase translates to MKDIFKNLVRKNVLALAPYSSARDEFTEVADVYIDANENPYNWDYNRYPDPYQQTLKNAISEWKNVPAENLFLGNGSDEIIDLLIRGFCEPQIDQILTFNPSYGMYNVSADINHVAVRTFPLDENFEFDRDEFIRKIEPNDKLIFICSPNNPSGNTYSNEDIISICNRFSGLVVVDEAYIDFADTRSMVSYIRQIPNLVVMQTLSKAMGAAGIRLGIGFMDIELVTILNKIKPPYNINEASQKIALSIVKNRKEKMAQVSEILNERAKVTDQISHYKFVKKVFPTEANFVLVRVDDADHLYRYLLSKGIVARNRNKQFRCEGCIRFTIGTPSENQVLMNALNEYQNQN, encoded by the coding sequence ATGAAAGATATATTCAAAAATCTGGTTAGAAAAAATGTCCTTGCACTGGCACCTTACAGTTCAGCCAGAGATGAGTTTACTGAAGTGGCGGATGTCTATATTGATGCTAACGAAAATCCTTACAATTGGGATTATAACAGATATCCGGATCCTTATCAGCAAACTTTAAAAAATGCTATCAGTGAATGGAAAAATGTACCGGCGGAAAATCTCTTCCTTGGGAATGGATCTGATGAAATTATAGATTTGCTGATAAGGGGTTTTTGTGAGCCCCAGATAGACCAAATTCTCACATTCAATCCATCATATGGCATGTATAATGTTTCTGCGGATATCAATCATGTGGCAGTAAGGACTTTTCCTCTTGATGAAAATTTTGAGTTTGATAGGGATGAATTCATCAGGAAGATAGAGCCCAATGACAAATTGATCTTCATTTGCTCACCTAATAATCCGAGTGGAAATACATATTCAAATGAAGACATTATCAGCATCTGTAATCGATTTTCCGGTTTAGTAGTGGTAGATGAAGCCTATATAGATTTTGCAGATACCCGAAGTATGGTTAGCTATATCAGGCAAATTCCCAACCTTGTGGTGATGCAGACTTTGTCTAAAGCGATGGGAGCTGCAGGTATTCGTTTGGGTATCGGTTTTATGGATATTGAGCTCGTGACTATCCTTAACAAGATCAAACCGCCGTACAATATCAATGAAGCTTCTCAGAAGATAGCGCTTTCCATAGTGAAAAACAGAAAGGAGAAAATGGCACAGGTTTCCGAAATATTGAATGAACGAGCAAAAGTCACTGATCAGATAAGTCATTACAAATTTGTCAAAAAAGTATTTCCGACCGAAGCAAATTTTGTACTCGTCAGAGTAGATGATGCAGATCATTTGTATCGATATTTGTTATCTAAAGGAATCGTCGCCCGTAATAGAAATAAACAATTCAGGTGCGAAGGCTGCATTCGATTTACGATAGGAACGCCATCAGAAAATCAAGTGCTTATGAATGCTTTGAATGAATACCAAAATCAAAATTGA
- the hisH gene encoding imidazole glycerol phosphate synthase subunit HisH — translation MTVLIDYGAGNTKSVMNALDRIGAPYILSSDKEIIDHSSRLILPGVGHAAAAMEQLKSRNLISTLRNYRKPFLGICLGMQLMFDHSEEGATPCLGLIPGIVKKFISDSVNKVPHMGWNDFTNDKGHYIFDGTDGANEAAYFVHSYYVSLSEYTISSCNYIIPFSAAVSFENFTGIQFHPEKSGAAGQNILYNFTNLAENNAN, via the coding sequence ATGACAGTACTAATAGATTATGGAGCAGGAAATACCAAATCAGTGATGAATGCCTTGGATCGGATCGGAGCACCATATATACTATCATCAGATAAGGAAATCATTGATCATTCTTCAAGATTGATTCTTCCGGGTGTTGGGCATGCGGCGGCTGCTATGGAACAACTGAAGTCCCGTAACTTGATTAGCACCTTAAGAAATTATCGTAAGCCATTTCTGGGCATATGTCTCGGAATGCAGCTGATGTTTGACCATTCAGAAGAGGGGGCAACACCTTGCCTGGGTTTGATACCCGGAATAGTAAAGAAATTTATTTCTGATTCTGTAAACAAAGTACCGCACATGGGATGGAATGATTTTACAAATGACAAAGGGCATTATATATTTGATGGAACTGATGGAGCAAATGAAGCTGCTTATTTTGTACACAGTTATTATGTCTCCCTGTCTGAGTATACTATTTCATCCTGCAACTATATCATACCATTTTCAGCAGCAGTGTCTTTTGAAAACTTCACGGGTATACAATTTCATCCCGAGAAGTCAGGAGCTGCCGGACAAAACATTTTATACAATTTTACAAATTTAGCTGAGAACAATGCAAACTAA
- a CDS encoding bifunctional phosphoribosyl-AMP cyclohydrolase/phosphoribosyl-ATP diphosphatase HisIE, whose protein sequence is MIDINKIDFNKGHGLVPVIAQDVDTQKVLMMGYANEEAIEVSQKSGKLTFFSRSKNRIWTKGEESGHFLEIISMALDCDEDTILAKVRPKGPVCHTGTDTCWAESNQHSEIHFIEKLERVIEDRKKRFNAENSYVASLFTKGINKIAQKVGEEAVELIIESKDDNEALFLGEAADLLFHYLILLQAKGYKIDDVLKVLKERHK, encoded by the coding sequence ATGATAGATATCAATAAAATAGATTTTAATAAAGGACATGGCCTTGTGCCGGTCATTGCGCAGGATGTTGATACTCAAAAGGTACTCATGATGGGCTATGCCAATGAAGAAGCTATAGAAGTTTCACAAAAATCCGGGAAACTGACTTTTTTCAGCAGGTCAAAAAACAGGATTTGGACCAAAGGGGAAGAAAGCGGACATTTTCTGGAGATCATTTCTATGGCATTGGACTGTGATGAAGATACCATACTGGCCAAAGTACGCCCTAAAGGTCCGGTATGTCATACGGGCACCGATACCTGCTGGGCAGAATCCAACCAGCATTCAGAGATACATTTCATTGAAAAACTTGAAAGGGTGATTGAAGATAGGAAAAAACGATTCAACGCTGAAAATTCCTATGTAGCCAGCCTGTTTACCAAAGGAATCAACAAGATTGCCCAGAAAGTAGGAGAGGAGGCCGTAGAGCTGATCATCGAGTCCAAGGATGACAACGAAGCACTTTTCCTGGGAGAAGCAGCGGATTTGTTATTTCATTATCTGATCTTGCTGCAAGCTAAGGGGTATAAAATCGATGATGTTTTGAAGGTTTTGAAGGAGCGGCATAAGTGA
- a CDS encoding PorP/SprF family type IX secretion system membrane protein, whose amino-acid sequence MPLKVLNYLALIFICIVTVDAQELHYSNYHFTPLNVNPANAGAFSGSYRVSGIYSDKHASITPRPFRTFTLSADAPIVRGIRKQDWIGIGIEMDVVGKSGINFDAMDISQEPGAAAKSTQSWTFMKIGAAYHFSLDKKQTNIITLGAQFINGSRDFNTLNQRDGRVGLQTSFRDLDIIHFNKGTAGGTGGGNNTGRVDFSSYKDLSVGFLYKVKQKESELRLGFAMEGLLNPAVGFNSRGANKDSLESKYFGLNIHGSYELMLNKKTQLVPGFYYYSLGPANALNINTQAWYKIDPEKDFRAGAGLGLRNLRAAIIYLGAEFKDLRVGLAYDIDISAATIGSRSVGGFELSASYLGKIYKKPKPKPIIMCPRL is encoded by the coding sequence ATGCCTTTAAAAGTACTTAATTATCTGGCTTTGATCTTTATCTGTATTGTGACAGTTGATGCACAGGAATTGCATTATTCAAACTATCACTTTACACCTTTAAATGTCAATCCCGCCAATGCCGGAGCATTTTCCGGTTCCTATAGAGTGAGTGGAATTTATTCAGACAAACATGCTTCGATTACTCCGCGACCTTTCAGAACATTTACCTTGTCTGCTGATGCACCCATAGTCAGAGGTATACGGAAACAGGACTGGATAGGGATAGGAATTGAAATGGATGTAGTAGGGAAGTCCGGCATTAATTTTGATGCAATGGATATTTCACAGGAGCCTGGGGCAGCAGCTAAAAGCACTCAAAGCTGGACATTTATGAAAATAGGCGCTGCATACCATTTTTCGTTGGACAAAAAACAAACAAATATCATCACCCTTGGGGCACAGTTTATCAATGGCAGCAGGGACTTCAATACACTCAATCAAAGAGACGGTAGAGTAGGCCTGCAAACAAGTTTCAGAGACCTTGATATCATCCATTTTAATAAAGGCACTGCCGGAGGCACCGGTGGAGGAAACAACACCGGCAGAGTTGATTTTTCATCATATAAAGATCTGAGTGTGGGGTTTTTGTACAAAGTAAAACAAAAAGAGAGTGAGTTAAGGTTAGGATTTGCCATGGAAGGACTACTTAATCCCGCTGTAGGATTCAATAGCAGAGGAGCCAATAAAGATTCATTGGAGTCTAAATATTTTGGGCTCAATATCCATGGAAGTTATGAACTTATGTTGAATAAAAAAACTCAGTTAGTCCCTGGATTTTATTATTACAGTCTTGGACCTGCCAACGCTTTGAACATAAATACACAAGCATGGTACAAGATTGATCCGGAAAAGGATTTTCGGGCTGGTGCAGGTTTGGGATTAAGAAATTTAAGAGCTGCAATCATATATTTGGGTGCTGAATTTAAGGATCTGAGAGTAGGTCTGGCTTATGATATTGATATTTCTGCGGCCACTATTGGCTCAAGATCAGTTGGGGGATTTGAACTTTCAGCAAGTTATCTGGGAAAGATTTATAAAAAGCCAAAGCCAAAACCTATCATTATGTGTCCAAGACTTTAA
- a CDS encoding OmpA family protein, whose translation MITRLYILAIFSVMTLVLNAQPVTASKVDVMIETANNAAENHDYLNAIEWFEKAYKEDKDQNHQVAVGDMYMLLRDYAKAEKVYDRVLKRDKKEEFFDIRLDYARSLKYQGKYKQAMDELNAFVSIAEDGDLKNEAKTELKGILLLEKLPENIEAAVTFAGDNVNSPSGESSPAIYTDGSLYFTGLNAKTPTVLDGTEGEYHAKIYTTTKTPDGTYSKAVALEEAINRIDFYNTGVSFSGDGQRLYFTRAKFNNNKMETSQIYMSKRQGDKWSAPYPIDAVNDGNRSSHPFEGELFGSKVLYFISDIPGGIGGFDIYYSPMSGENYGKSVNLGNTINTNKNEESPFYKDGVLYFASNGHPGMGGLDNFYSEWDGSKWSEVKNMGYNYNTSYDDSFLRFSQSGASGVLVSNRTHKDKKKMKNTETCCDDIYLIQIRDIIIDLKLIVNNEKGPLEGAVVELFDSGRKNPSDSKTNTLGGDFGFLLDADKSYFATITREGYFPDSVSFNTNGIIDDYTVKKTVTLKAKPEAPKRIIKRNEPILLRSIFFDLDDDKIRADAEPDLAYLKSLLDKYPDLVIELSSHTDSRSDNNYNKNLSQRRANSTKNWLVEEGINPARIKAVGYGETKLLNRCKDNVKCTEEEHQMNRRSEFKIIAGPQTIEIDEQ comes from the coding sequence ATGATAACCAGATTATATATATTAGCCATATTTTCCGTCATGACATTGGTGTTAAATGCGCAGCCTGTCACCGCCAGCAAGGTTGATGTAATGATAGAAACAGCCAATAATGCAGCAGAGAACCATGATTATCTCAATGCCATCGAATGGTTTGAGAAAGCATATAAGGAGGACAAAGATCAAAATCATCAGGTTGCTGTAGGTGATATGTACATGCTTTTGCGTGACTATGCCAAGGCTGAAAAAGTGTATGACCGGGTACTCAAAAGAGATAAAAAAGAGGAATTTTTTGATATCAGACTGGATTATGCAAGATCATTAAAATATCAGGGTAAATATAAACAGGCTATGGACGAATTGAATGCATTTGTTTCTATAGCTGAAGATGGTGATTTGAAGAACGAGGCAAAAACAGAACTCAAAGGCATTTTGTTGCTTGAGAAACTTCCTGAAAACATAGAAGCAGCAGTTACATTTGCAGGAGATAATGTGAATTCTCCATCAGGTGAGTCATCACCGGCTATTTATACTGATGGTTCATTATATTTTACGGGGTTGAATGCAAAAACACCTACAGTATTGGATGGTACTGAAGGCGAATACCATGCAAAGATTTATACTACAACTAAAACACCCGATGGTACTTACAGTAAAGCAGTAGCCCTTGAAGAAGCCATCAACAGGATCGATTTTTATAATACCGGGGTTTCATTTTCCGGTGATGGACAAAGATTGTATTTTACAAGAGCCAAATTCAATAACAACAAGATGGAGACATCTCAGATTTACATGTCAAAAAGACAGGGTGACAAATGGAGTGCTCCTTATCCTATTGATGCAGTCAATGACGGTAATCGGTCTTCCCATCCATTTGAAGGAGAATTGTTTGGATCCAAAGTATTATACTTTATTTCAGATATTCCTGGTGGAATCGGTGGGTTTGATATTTATTATTCTCCTATGTCCGGTGAAAACTACGGCAAGTCAGTCAATCTGGGCAATACCATTAACACAAACAAAAATGAAGAGTCTCCATTTTATAAGGACGGTGTACTTTATTTTGCGAGCAATGGACATCCCGGTATGGGTGGTTTGGACAACTTTTATAGTGAATGGGATGGTAGTAAGTGGAGTGAAGTTAAAAATATGGGATACAATTATAACACTTCCTACGATGATTCATTTTTGCGGTTTTCTCAAAGTGGCGCCTCCGGAGTATTGGTTTCCAACAGAACGCACAAGGATAAGAAAAAGATGAAAAATACTGAAACCTGCTGTGATGATATTTATCTAATACAAATCAGGGACATTATTATAGACCTGAAACTTATTGTTAATAATGAAAAAGGCCCACTCGAAGGAGCTGTAGTTGAGCTTTTTGATTCAGGAAGAAAAAACCCGTCAGATAGCAAGACTAATACTTTAGGAGGAGATTTCGGATTTCTTTTGGATGCGGATAAATCATATTTTGCGACGATCACCAGAGAAGGTTACTTTCCTGACTCTGTTAGTTTCAATACAAATGGGATAATAGATGATTATACTGTCAAAAAGACCGTAACACTGAAAGCTAAGCCAGAAGCACCAAAAAGAATCATAAAGAGAAATGAGCCTATTTTACTCAGGAGTATATTTTTTGATCTTGATGATGACAAAATCAGGGCTGATGCTGAGCCGGATCTCGCATATCTCAAATCTTTGCTGGATAAATATCCGGATTTGGTGATAGAGTTATCATCTCATACTGATAGCCGATCGGACAATAATTATAACAAGAACCTCTCACAACGCAGGGCAAACTCTACTAAAAATTGGTTGGTTGAAGAAGGGATTAATCCGGCAAGGATCAAGGCCGTAGGATATGGTGAAACCAAACTTCTGAACAGATGTAAGGATAATGTCAAATGTACTGAAGAGGAACATCAGATGAACAGAAGGTCAGAATTCAAAATAATCGCTGGCCCTCAGACAATAGAAATTGATGAACAATGA